The following are encoded in a window of Ricinus communis isolate WT05 ecotype wild-type chromosome 4, ASM1957865v1, whole genome shotgun sequence genomic DNA:
- the LOC8258105 gene encoding membrane protein PM19L has product MAHAAMKHFSTLLLVLNFCMYLVALGICAWAVNIAIDYYAFDVIIEPGSDFPPHLSPLYFPMGNAATGLFVVFALIAGAVGAGSAFAGFNHIRHWNADSLQPAASVAAIAWILTLLAMGFGCKEIELRTMRNGCLKTLESFMIILGATQLMYMGAIHGASSIRGPSLLEG; this is encoded by the exons ATGGCCCATGCTGCGATGAAACATTTTTCCACTCTGCTTTTGGTCTTGAATTTCTGCATGTATCTGGTAGCTCTGGGTATTTGTGCCTGGGCTGTCAATATAGCAATTGATTATTATGCCTTTGACGTCATCATAG AACCTGGGTCTGATTTCCCGCCACATTTGTCACCCTTGTACTTCCCAATGGGAAATGCTGCGACCGGACTGTTTGTAGTATTTGCCTTGATTGCTGGAGCTGTTGGTGCTGGATCAGCATTTGCTGGGTTTAACCACATTCGTCACTGGAATGCCGATAGCTTGCAACCTGCAGCATCAGTTGCTGCTATTGCTTGGATTCTCACACTTCTTGCAATGGG CTTTGGCTGCAAAGAGATTGAACTTCGCACCATGAGGAATGGCTGTCTG AAAACCTTGGAATCATTCATGATCATCCTTGGAGCTACACAGCTTATGTACATGGGAGCCATTCATGGTGCCTCATCTATCAGGGGACCTTCACTGCTTGAAGGTTGA
- the LOC8258102 gene encoding 39S ribosomal protein L47, mitochondrial: MFLTRFIGRTLFAAAKSETPAAAAAATATTRTPLNPLEEFFEADRSQDEAKPVVYGRSWKASELRLKSWDDLNKLWYVLLKEKNMLMTQRQMLHAQNLRFPNPERLPKVRKSMCRIKHVLTERAIEELDPRRSAEMKRMINAL, from the exons ATGTTTTTGACAAGATTTATAGGGAGAACACTCTTTGCTGCTGCTAAATCTGAAACCCCGGCTGCCGCAGCTGCTGCTACTGCTACAACTCGAACTCCACTCAACCCTCTTGAGGAGTTCTTCGAGGCAGATAGGAGTCAGGATGAGGCTAAACCTGTTGTCTATG GTCGAAGTTGGAAAGCTTCTGAGTTGCGCCTGAAGTCTTGGGATGATCTTAATAAGCTATGGTATGTTCTACTGAAGGAGAAGAACATGTTGATGACTCAACGCCAGATGCTTCACGCCCAGAACCTACGATTTCCAAATCCTGAGCGCTTACCAAAG GTTAGGAAGTCAATGTGTCGCATCAAGCACGTACTCACTGAGAGAGCAATTGAGGAACTGGATCCCAGGAGATCTGCTGAGATGAAGAGAATGATAAATGCATTATAA
- the LOC8258101 gene encoding uncharacterized protein LOC8258101, producing MHGRVYEERKKGRHMWTEPTRGNSVVGVVAASCDVSSSNSLLSPANDSFFKDGRRISVGDCALFKPPQNSPPFIGIIRWLATGKENQLKLCVNWLYRPAEVKLGKGILLEAAPNEVFYSFHKDEIPAASLLHPCKVAFLAKGVELPSGISSFVCRRVYDITNKCLWWLTDQDYIHERQEEVDKLLYKTRIEMNATVQPGGRSPKPMNGPTSASHLKSGSDSLHNSASSFPSQVKGKKRERGDQGSEPVKKERPSKMDDSDSIQLRTESSWRSEISKFTEKGGLIDSEGVEKLVQLMLPERNDKKIDLVGRSVLASVVAATDKFDCLTRFVQLRGLPVFDEWLQEVHKGKIGDVIVPKDGDKSIEEFLFVLLRALDKLPVNLHALQMCNIGKSVNHLRTHKNLEIQKKARSLVDTWKKRVEAEMDAKSGSNQAVSWAARPRLPEVSHGGNRHLSASSEVAMKSSAAQISASKNTPVKLVQGETATKSTSASPGSLKSAPSSASVGNNIKDGQPRNTGVNGGSEPPLTVAGDEKSSSSSQSPNNSQSCSSDHGKTGGYSGKEDARSSTAISMTANKIIGGSSRHRKSANGFPGHTSSGVQKEIGSSRNSSSHRNPGSEKLPLSSLTCEKAVDVPVAEGNNHKLIVKLSNRGRSPARSGSGGSFEDPSVMNSRASSPVLSEKHDLKEKNDVYRANTVSDVNNESWQSNDSKEFLTGSDEGDGSPATVPDEDNSRTGDDTRKLIEIPKAASSSSGNERKSGKLHEASFSSINALIESCVKYSEANASMSVGDDVGMNLLASVAAGEMSKSDMASPSPSPQRNVTVPEHSYTSTDLRMKSSPIDSLALNRGQSVDDEHEKGTTILSNSLVMNTEDKPILISHEQPTGDHNAHLNSSIMDAQQVAEPCIESNVKSEETSVGTSLALPSASAVDKTVDGGGTGTWEEKVRGKLNACGLSDAKEELCNSFENEEKVDRLAVVGTEAAVRPSPLPSMEINSEKKKKMINELKSSVQAEQKPAAMMLSGSTNGREVLQHSESGDDMVSGSVSEVKGENTVKTEGGSQSLGVQKTEKESNIGSAVANQKNDCMESLEGSQVKEQHVGGPVPPHEVSPEAVQESEQQSRSKGSKLVGTEADEAEECTSAAVDVAVPSAVVESDMEAKVEFDLNEGFNGDDGRFGELNNLITPECSTSVQLVSPLPLSVSSASGGLPASITVASAAKRPFIPPEDLLKSRGELGWKGSAATSAFRPAEPRKSLETPVSNTIISLPDVPAAKPSRPPLDIDLNVPDERIFEDMACQSTAQGNCDLSHDEPLGSAPVRSSGGLDLDLNRVDELADIGNHLTSNGRRLDVQLHPVKSPSSGILNGEVSVRRNFDLNDGPLVDEVSGEPSSFGQHTRNSVPSHLPPVSALRINNVEMGNFSSWFSPGHPYPAVTIQPILPGRGEQPFPVVAPGGPQRMLTPTANTPFSPDIFRGSVLSSSPAVPFTSTPFQYPVFPFGTSFPLPSATFPGGSTSYVDASAGSRLCFPAMPSQVLAPAGAVQSHYSRPFVVSVADSNNTSAESSRKWGQQGLDLNAGPLGPDIEGKDETSSLASRQLSVASSQSLVEEQSRIYQVAGGSVLKRKEPDGGWENYKHSSWH from the exons ATGCATGGGCGGGTATatgaagaaaggaaaaagggCCGGCACATGTGGACAGAACCCACCCGTGGGAATTCTGTTGTTGGTGTTGTAGCTGCTTCTTGTGATGTTTCTTCCTCTAATTCATTGTTGTCTCCAGCTAATGATTCATTTTTCAAG gaCGGACGCAGGATCAGTGTTGGAGATTGTGCACTTTTTAAACCACCACAGAACTCCCCTCCTTTCATTGGAATAATTCGTTGGCTGGCTACCGGTAAAGAGAATCAGTTAAAGTTATGTGTGAATTGGCTTTATCGACCTGCTGAAGTAAAGCTTGGCAAAGGCATCCTATTGGAAGCTGCGCCAAACGAagtattttattcttttcataaGGATGAGATTCCTGCTGCATCATTACTCCATCCGTGTAAAGTTGCATTCCTTGCTAAAGGTGTTGAACTTCCATCAGGGATTTCCTCTTTTGTTTGCCGGCGAGTTTACGACATTACAAACAAGTGTTTGTGGTGGCTAACTGATCAGGATTATATTCAT GAACGACAAGAAGAAGTAgataaattattgtataagACACGCATAGAAATGAATGCTACAGTGCAGCCAGGTGGGCGTTCTCCGAAGCCAATGAACGGTCCGACATCAGCATCACACTTAAAATCAGGTTCAGATAGTTTGCATAACAGTGCCTCTTCCTTTCCTTCTCAAGttaagggaaagaaaagggaaagaggAGATCAGGGCTCTGAACCTGTTAAAAAGGAACGCCCTTCAAAAATGGACGATAGCGACTCTATTCAATTGAGAACAGAAAGCAGTTGGAGATCTGAGATTTCTAAGTTCACAGAAAAAGGGGGGCTCATAGATTCTGAAGGTGTTGAGAAATTAGTGCAGCTAATGCTGCCTGAGAGAAATGATAAAAAGATAGACTTAGTTGGCCGATCAGTACTAGCTAGTGTGGTTGCAGCCACTGATAAGTTCGACTGCCTTACCCGATTCGTGCAGCTTAGGGGCTTGCCGGTATTTGATGAATGGCTGCAGGAGGTACATAAAGGGAAGATTGGTGATGTTATTGTTCCCAAGGATGGCGATAAGTCCATTGAGGAATTTCTCTTCGTCTTACTTCGCGCTCTTGACAAACTCCCTGTAAATCTTCACGCTTTACAAATGTGCAATATTGGTAAGTCGGTGAATCATCTGCGCACTCATAAGAATTTAGAAATTCAGAAGAAAGCAAGGAGCTTAGTTGACACATGGAAAAAACGTGTTGAAGCTGAAATGGATGCGAAGTCTGGTTCTAACCAGGCTGTTTCATGGGCTGCAAGGCCTCGTCTTCCAGAAGTTTCACATGGTGGGAACAGACATTTGAGTGCATCCTCCGAGGTTGCAATGAAGAGTTCAGCTGCACAAATCTCTGCTTCAAAAAATACTCCTGTCAAGCTTGTCCAGGGTGAGACTGCAACCAAGTCTACATCTGCATCTCCAGGTTCCTTGAAATCAGCACCATCTTCTGCATCAGTgggtaataatataaaagatggACAGCCCCGAAATACTGGTGTTAATGGTGGGTCTGAACCTCCACTTACAGTGGCTGGAGACGAGAAAAGCAGCAGTTCCAGTCAATCCCCCAACAATAGTCAATCTTGCTCCAGTGACCATGGCAAAACTGGGGGGTATTCTGGGAAGGAGGATGCGAGGAGCTCTACTGCCATTTCAATGACTGCAAATAAAATCATTGGTGGTTCTTCTCGGCATCGGAAATCAGCGAATGGTTTCCCAGGACATACTTCATCTGGGGTTCAAAAGGAAATTGGGTCAAGCAGGAACTCTTCCTCACATAGAAATCCAGGTTCAGAAAAATTACCACTGTCCAGTTTGACATGTGAGAAGGCAGTTGATGTTCCTGTGGCAGAGGGGAATAATCATAAATTGATTGTTAAACTGTCCAACAGAGGCCGTAGTCCTGCAAGAAGTGGCAGTGGAGGTTCATTTGAAGACCCTTCAGTCATGAATAGCAGAGCTTCTTCTCCTGTCCTTTCAGAAAAGCATGACTTGAAGGAAAAGAATGATGTTTATCGAGCTAATACTGTCTCTGATGTCAATAATGAGTCATGGCAAAGCAATGATTCCAAAGAGTTTCTGACTGGGTCTGATGAGGGAGATGGATCTCCTGCTACTGTGCCTGATGAAGATAACTCTAGGACTGGTGATGACACTAggaaattaatagaaattccTAAAGCTGCTTCCTCATCATCCGGAAATGAACGTAAATCTGGGAAATTGCATGAAGCGTCTTTCAGCTCCATAAATGCTTTGATTGAAAGTTGTGTGAAGTACTCTGAAGCAAATGCATCGATGTCTGTTGGAGATGATGTTGGAATGAACCTGCTTGCTAGTGTAGCTGCTGGCGAGATGTCTAAATCAGATATGGCTTCACCAAGTCCTTCTCCCCAAAGAAATGTCACTGTTCCTGAGCACTCTTACACAAGCACTGATCTGAGAATGAAATCATCTCCAATTGATAGTCTTGCTCTAAACCGGGGTCAGTCTGTTGATGATGAACATGAGAAGGGGACTACTATTTTGAGTAATTCACTGGTGATGAACACAGAAGACAAACCCATTTTAATATCTCATGAACAACCAACAGGGGATCACAATGCACATTTGAATTCTTCCATTATGGATGCGCAGCAAGTTGCTGAACCCTGCATAGAAAGCAATGTGAAGTCAGAAGAAACATCGGTAGGCACTTCATTGGCTTTGCCCTCTGCAAGTGCGGTAGATAAGACAGTTGATGGTGGGGGGACAGGAACATGGGAGGAAAAGGTGCGTGGAAAGCTGAATGCCTGTGGCCTATCTGATGCCAAAGAAGAGTTATGCAACTCTTTCGAAAATGAAGAGAAGGTTGATCGTTTAGCAGTGGTGGGGACTGAAGCTGCCGTTCGACCATCTCCTTTACCATCTATGGAGATTAACAgtgagaagaagaaaaaaatgattaatgaATTGAAAAGTTCTGTGCAGGCAGAGCAGAAACCAGCTGCTATGATGCTTTCAGGCAGCACAAACGGCAGGGAAGTGTTGCAACATTCTGAATCAGGCGATGACATGGTTTCTGGAAGTGTTAGTGAGGTGAAGGGTGAAAACACTGTTAAAACTGAAGGCGGCAGTCAGTCTCTGGGAGTACAAAAAACTGAAAAGGAAAGCAATATTGGCTCAGCTGTTGCCAACCAAAAGAATGATTGCATGGAGAGTCTAGAAGGTAGTCAGGTTAAAGAACAGCATGTTGGCGGCCCAGTGCCTCCTCACGAGGTCTCACCAGAAGCTGTTCAAGAATCTGAACAGCAATCAAGGTCTAAGGGATCGAAGTTGGTTGGCACTGAAGCTGATGAAGCTGAGGAGTGTACATCAGCAGCTGTGGATGTTGCTGTTCCATCTGCTGTAGTGGAGTCAGATATGGAAGCAAAAGTGGAATTTGATTTGAATGAAGGTTTTAATGGTGATGATGGGAGATTTGGGGAACTAAATAACTTGATAACTCCAGAATGCTCAACTAGTGTTCAATTAGTAAGCCCTTTGCCTTTATCTGTTTCTTCTGCTTCCGGTGGTCTTCCTGCTTCAATTACAGTAGCTTCAGCTGCAAAAAGGCCCTTTATCCCTCCAGAGGATTTACTGAAGAGTAGGGGAGAACTTGGTTGGAAGGGATCAGCAGCCACAAGTGCATTTCGGCCAGCTGAACCTAGAAAATCACTGGAGACACCAGTAAGTAATACTATTATCTCTCTTCCTGATGTGCCAGCTGCCAAGCCCAGTCGTCCTCCATTAGATATTGACTTAAATGTTCCTGATGAAAGAATCTTTGAGGATATGGCTTGTCAAAGTACAGCACAGGGTAACTGTGATCTTTCGCATGATGAACCACTGGGTTCTGCACCTGTTCGGAGCTCCGGTGGACTTGATCTTGATTTAAATAGAGTGGATGAGCTTGCTGATATCGGCAATCACTTAACAAGCAATGGTCGTAGGCTGGACGTGCAGCTTCACCCTGTCAAATCACCTTCAAGTGGTATTCTTAATGGAGAGGTGAGTGTCCGCAGGAACTTTGATTTGAATGATGGGCCTCTTGTTGATGAGGTGAGTGGGGAACCATCTTCATTTGGCCAGCACACAAGGAACAGCGTACCATCCCATTTGCCGCCTGTTTCTGCCCTTCGAATTAACAATGTTGAAATGGGGAACTTCTCTTCATGGTTTTCACCGGGTCATCCCTACCCTGCTGTTACAATCCAGCCTATCTTACCTGGCAGAGGAGAGCAGCCTTTTCCAGTGGTTGCGCCTGGTGGACCTCAAAGGATGTTGACTCCTACTGCCAACACACCTTTTAGTCCTGATATCTTCCGGGGCTCAGTCTTATCATCTTCCCCAGCTGTGCCATTTACATCTACACCTTTCCAGTACCCCGTCTTTCCTTTTGGAACCAGCTTTCCTCTACCTTCGGCGACATTTCCTGGTGGCTCAACAAGTTATGTTGATGCATCAGCTGGCAGTAGGCTTTGCTTTCCTGCTATGCCTTCTCAAGTACTAGCACCTGCAGGTGCAGTCCAATCCCATTACTCAAGACCCTTCGTTGTTAGCGTTGCTGATAGTAACAACACCAGTGCTGAGAGCAGTAGGAAATGGGGACAGCAGGGACTAGACCTAAATGCAGGGCCTCTAGGTCCGGACATAGAGGGGAAAGATGAAACATCTTCTCTTGCATCAAGGCAATTGTCTGTTGCCAGTTCACAGTCTCTTGTGGAGGAGCAATCAAGGATATATCAAGTTGCAGGAGGCAGTGTATTAAAGAGGAAGGAACCAGATGGAGGGTGGGAAAATTATAAGCATTCATCATGGCACTAG
- the LOC8258104 gene encoding uncharacterized protein LOC8258104: MHGREGEERTRERGRHMWTGPTRVNSVLVGVLGAAAGDVSSSYCSVSTTNSFLKDGRRISIGDCALFKPPQDSPPFIGIIRWLTTGKENVLKLGVNWLYRPAEVKLGKGIHLEAAPNEVFYSFHKDEIPAASLLHPCKVAFLPKGVELPTGICSFVCRRVYDITNKCLWWLTDQDYINERQEEVDQLLCKTRIEMHVQQGGRSPKPMNGPTSTSQLKLGSDSVQNSASSFPSQVKGKKRERGDQGTEPIKRERSSKLDDCDSSHSRPESFWKSEIAKFTEKGGLVDSEGVEKLVQLMLPERNEKKIDLVGRSVLAGVIAATDKFDCLDQFVQLRGLPVFDEWLQEVHKGKIGDGSSHKDSDKCIEEFLLVLLRALDKLPVNLHALQMCNIGKSVNHLRTHKHLEIQKKARTLVDTWKKRVEAEMDARSGSNTAVSWAARPRLPEVSHGVNRHSGAASEIAMKSSVAQFSASKNTPVKIGQMETMAKSLAVSPGSMKPVPSSASAGNSTKEGQVRNTGVGGASDLPSIPTRDEKSSSSSQSHNNSQSCSSDHAKNGGVSGKEDARSSTAVSMAANKTIGGSSRHRKSVNGFQGGGATGIQRDSGSSRNASLHRIQGAEKLSQSSLTCDKAVDVPIAEGNNHKLIVKIPNRGRSPAQSASGGSFEDPSVMNSRASSPVLSDKHEQLDRNLKEKNDVYRTNVVSDVNNESWQSNDFKEVLTGSDEGDGSPAIAPDEENCRPGDDQRKLADAPKAASSSSGNEHKTGKLHEGSFSSMNALIESCVKYSEVTAPMSVGDDVGMNLLATVAAGEMSKSDMASPKHSPQTNTTVVEHHCTSNDGRLKSSPGDNLPRDRRQSVDGVDDEHENRDSVIGSSLPKITEDKIISCLQEIPTEVRNGRSISSNMDVQKIVEPDLESNVKSEEILPATPVARSPRKTVEKTSMGADKATWEGKPDTKSDGICDTKENVDSCLRSENKFDDAGLEGGNEPVEGSLPCPSMEVDGQEMKPMNDELKIPAQADQKPPAVVHSVFAKGTVVDGLNPSPSDKDKASDIGGGEVKAEKADETDCMSQPTGKESTAPEIIVGSAVTYKKGESIEESLECSHSKEQHSSVPAVAKVSVISVQEAEQEVRSSGSKLIGSDAGEAEESTSGAGDAASLSAAGGSDIEAKVEFDLNEGFNADDGRYGEMSNLKAPECSTAIQLINPLPLPVSSASTGLPASITVASAAKRPFVPPEDLLKNRGELGWKGSAATSAFRPAEPRKTLETSAGTSTFLLDAAAVIKPSRPPLDFDLNVPDERILEDMASRGSVHGTVSVANLSNNLNLQHDEIVVSEPVRGSGGLDLDLNRVEEPNDVGNHLTSNGRRIDAHLQGVKSSSGAVLNGESTVRRDFDLNDGPLLDEVNAEVSPFSQHIRNNTPSQPSVSGLRLNNTEMGNFSSWFSQVNSYPAVAIQSILPERGEQPFPMVTPGGPQRILPPSGSTPFNPDVYRGPVLSSAPAVPFPASPFQYPVFPFGTNLPLPSATFSGGSSTYVDSSSGGRLCFPAVHSQVLAPAGAVPSHYTRPFVVSLQDNSNNSGSESSRKWVRQGLDLNAGPLGPDMEGKDETPSLASRQLSVANAQAFVEEQSRMYQVAGGGILKRKEPDNGWESYKQSSWQ, translated from the exons ATGCATGGGCGGGAAGGTGAGGAAAGGACAAGGGAAAGGGGTCGGCACATGTGGACAGGACCCACACGTGTGAATTCTGTTCTTGTTGGTGTTTTAGGTGCTGCTGCTGGTGATGTTTCCTCCTCTTATTGTTCTGTTTCTACAACTAATTCATTTCTAAAG GATGGGCGTAGGATCAGTATTGGAGATTGTGCTCTTTTCAAACCACCACAGGACTCCCCACCTTTCATTGGAATAATTCGTTGGCTGACTACTGGTAAAGAGAACGTGTTAAAGTTAGGTGTGAATTGGCTCTATAGACCTGCTGAAGTAAAGCTTGGCAAAGGCATCCATTTGGAAGCTGCGCCAAACGAAGTATTCTATTCCTTTCATAAGGATGAGATTCCTGCTGCATCCTTACTTCATCCGTGTAAAGTTGCCTTCCTTCCTAAAGGTGTTGAACTTCCGACAGGGATTTGCTCATTTGTGTGCCGGCGAGTTTATGACATTACAAACAAGTGTTTATGGTGGCTAACTGATCAAGATTATATTAAT GAGCGacaagaagaagtagatcagCTATTGTGTAAGACACGCATAGAAATGCATGTGCAGCAAGGCGGACGTTCGCCAAAGCCAATGAATGGTCCAACATCAACTTCACAGTTAAAACTCGGTTCAGATAGTGTGCAAAACAGTGCCTCGTCCTTTCCCTCTCAAGttaagggaaagaaaagggaacGGGGAGATCAGGGAACTGAGCCAATAAAACGAGAACGTTCTTCAAAATTGGATGACTGTGATTCTAGTCACAGTAGACCAGAAAGTTTTTGGAAATCTGAGATTGCTAAGTTCACAGAAAAAGGGGGGCTTGTTGACTCTGAAGGGGTTGAAAAATTGGTGCAGCTCATGCTGcctgaaagaaatgaaaaaaagataGACTTGGTAGGCCGATCAGTACTGGCAGGTGTAATAGCAGCCACAGATAAGTTTGATTGCCTTGATCAGTTTGTGCAGCTTAGGGGCTTGCCTGTATTTGATGAGTGGCTGCAGGAGGTGCATAAAGGGAAGATTGGCGATGGTAGCAGCCACAAGGATAGTGATAAATGTATTGAGGAGTTTCTCTTAGTTTTACTTCGTGCTCTTGACAAACTTCCTGTAAATCTTCATGCTTTGCAAATGTGTAACATAGGCAAGTCTGTGAATCATCTGCGTACACATAAGCATTTGGAAATTCAGAAGAAAGCAAGAACTCTTGTTGATACATGGAAGAAACGTGTTGAGGCTGAAATGGATGCAAGGTCTGGTTCTAATACGGCTGTATCATGGGCTGCACGGCCACGTCTTCCTGAAGTTTCTCATGGCGTGAACAGACATTCTGGTGCAGCCTCTGAGATTGCAATGAAGAGTTCAGTTGCTCAATTTTCTGCCTCAAAAAATACTCCAGTGAAGATTGGTCAGATGGAAACTATGGCCAAGTCTCTGGCTGTCTCTCCAGGATCCATGAAACCAGTACCATCTTCAGCATCAGCAGGTAACAGCACAAAAGAAGGGCAGGTGCGAAATACTGGTGTTGGTGGTGCCTCTGACCTTCCTTCGATACCTACAAGGGATGAGAAAAGCAGCAGTTCTAGTCAGTCCCACAACAATAGTCAATCTTGTTCCAGCGACCATGCCAAAAATGGGGGGGTTTCTGGGAAAGAGGATGCAAGGAGTTCTACTGCTGTTTCAATGGCGGCAAATAAGACTATTGGTGGTTCTTCTCGGCATCGGAAATCAGTCAATGGCTTCCAGGGTGGGGGTGCAACTGGGATCCAGAGGGATAGTGGATCAAGCAGGAATGCTTCCTTGCACAGAATTCAGGGTGCAGAAAAATTATCTCAGTCCAGTTTGACTTGTGACAAGGCAGTTGATGTTCCTATAGCAGAGGGGAATAATCACAAATTGATTGTTAAAATTCCTAACAGGGGTCGTAGTCCTGCACAAAGTGCAAGTGGGGGATCTTTTGAAGACCCTTCGGTTATGAATAGCAGGGCTTCTTCTCCGGTGCTTTCAGATAAGCATGAACAGCTTGATCGCAACttgaaggaaaaaaatgatGTTTACCGAACTAATGTTGTCTCTGATGTTAATAATGAGTCATGGCAGAGCAATGATTTTAAGGAGGTGCTTACTGGGTCTGATGAGGGCGATGGGTCCCCTGCCATTGCACCTGATGAAGAGAACTGTAGGCCTGGTGATGATCAAAGGAAACTGGCAGATGCCCCTAAAGCTGCTTCTTCATCATCTGGAAATGAACATAAAACTGGGAAATTGCATGAGGGTTCATTTAGCTCCATGAATGCATTGATCGAGAGTTGTGTCAAGTACTCTGAAGTTACTGCACCCATGTCTGTGGGAGATGATGTTGGAATGAACCTGCTTGCTACTGTGGCTGCTGGGGAGATGTCCAAATCAGATATGGCTTCGCCAAAACATTCTCCACAAACAAACACCACTGTCGTTGAGCATCATTGCACAAGCAATGATGGTAGACTGAAGTCGTCTCCAGGCGATAACCTTCCACGAGACAGAAGACAGTCTGTTGATGGTGTTGATGATGAACATGAGAACCGGGATAGTGTTATAGGTAGTTCACTTCCAAAGATCACAGAGGATAAAATCATTTCATGTTTGCAAGAAATACCAACAGAGGTGCGTAATGGACGTTCAATTTCTTCAAATATGGATGTTCAGAAAATTGTAGAACCTGATCTTGAAAGCAATGTGAAATCGGAAGAAATATTACCTGCCACACCAGTGGCTAGATCCCCTAGAAAGACGGTAGAGAAGACATCAATGGGTGCAGACAAAGCGACTTGGGAGGGAAAGCCAGATACTAAGTCAGATGGCATATGtgatacaaaagaaaatgtagaCAGCTGTCTTCGAAGTGAAAATAAGTTTGATGATGCGGGTCTAGAAGGTGGGAATGAACCTGTTGAAGGCTCATTGCCTTGCCCATCAATGGAGGTAGATGGTCAGGAGATGAAACCTATGAATGATGAGTTGAAGATTCCTGCGCAAGCAGACCAAAAACCACCTGCTGTAGTGCATTCTGTTTTTGCAAAAGGAACCGTCGTGGATGGGCTAAATCCTTCTCCTTCTGATAAGGATAAGGCTTCTGATATTGGTGGTGGTGAGGTGAAGGCTGAAAAGGCTGATGAAACAGACTGCATGAGTCAGCCTACTGGAAAAGAAAGTACAGCACCTGAAATTATTGTGGGTTCAGCTGTTACTTATAAAAAGGGTGAGTCTATTGAAGAGAGTCTAGAATGTAGTCACTCTAAAGAACAACACAGCAGTGTCCCAGCTGTTGCCAAGGTGTCAGTTATCTCTGTGCAAGAGGCAGAGCAGGAAGTGAGGTCTAGTGGTTCAAAGTTGATTGGCAGTGATGCTGGTGAAGCTGAGGAAAGTACATCTGGTGCTGGAGATGCTGCTTCATTGTCTGCTGCAGGGGGTTCAGATATTGAAGCTAAGGTGGAATTTGATCTAAATGAAGGCTTCAATGCTGATGATGGGAGATATGGGGAAATGAGTAACTTGAAAGCACCTGAATGTTCTACTGCTATTCAATTGATTAATCCTTTGCCTTTACCTGTTTCTTCTGCTTCCACTGGCTTACCTGCTTCAATTACAGTGGCTTCTGCTGCAAAAAGGCCCTTTGTTCCTCCAGAGGACTTACTGAAGAATAGGGGGGAACTTGGTTGGAAGGGATCCGCCGCCACAAGTGCCTTTAGGCCTGCCGAACCTAGAAAAACTTTGGAGACATCAGCAGGTACTAGTACCTTTCTTCTTGATGCTGCTGCTGTCATCAAGCCCAGTCGTCCACCATTGGATTTTGACTTGAATGTTCCAGATGAAAGAATCCTCGAGGATATGGCATCGAGAGGTTCTGTTCATGGTACAGTTTCTGTAGCTAACCTTTCCAATAATCTTAATCTTCAACATGATGAAATAGTGGTTTCTGAACCTGTTCGTGGCTCTGGGGGACTTGATCTTGATTTGAACAGAGTGGAGGAGCCTAATGATGTGGGTAATCACTTAACAAGTAATGGTCGTAGGATAGATGCACATCTTCAGGGAGTCAAATCATCATCCGGTGCTGTTCTTAATGGAGAGTCGACTGTCCGCAGGGACTTTGATCTGAATGATGGGCCTCTTCTGGATGAGGTAAATGCTGAGGTATCTCCATTTAGCCAGCATATCAGGAATAATACACCTTCCCAGCCATCTGTCTCTGGTCTTCGGTTAAACAATACGGAAATGGGGAACTTCTCTTCATGGTTTTCTCAAGTGAATTCTTATCCTGCTGTTGCTATCCAATCTATTTTGCCTGAGAGAGGCGAGCAGCCTTTTCCAATGGTCACACCTGGTGGGCCTCAACGGATTTTGCCTCCTTCGGGTAGCACCCCTTTTAATCCTGATGTCTATAGGGGGCCAGTGTTGTCATCTGCACCAGCAGTACCCTTTCCAGCTTCACCATTTCAATATCCTGTCTTTCCTTTTGGGACCAACTTACCTCTACCATCAGCCACTTTCTCAGGTGGTTCATCAACATATGTGGATTCATCATCTGGTGGGAGACTTTGCTTTCCTGCAGTGCATTCTCAAGTATTAGCGCCTGCTGGTGCAGTTCCATCCCATTATACAAGGCCTTTTGTTGTTAGCCTCCAGGACAATAGCAATAATAGTGGCTCTGAAAGCAGTAGAAAATGGGTAAGGCAAGGTCTAGATCTCAATGCAGGGCCTCTAGGCCCAGACATGGAAGGAAAAGATGAGACGCCATCTCTGGCGTCAAGGCAATTATCTGTTGCCAATGCACAGGCCTTTGTTGAGGAGCAGTCAAGGATGTATCAAGTGGCAGGTGGTGGCATATTGAAGAGGAAGGAGCCAGATAATGGGTGGGAAAGTTATAAGCAATCATCATGGCAATAG